GGATCGCTGCACAAAGTGGCCCCGGGCGTCGTCGCGATCTCCGCGCCAGGGCACACGCCCGGCACGCAGATGCTCTACGTGCGCCTCAAGAGCGGACGAGAGTTCCTCCTGATCGGCGACATCGCGTGGCAAGGGACGGCGCTCGAACGGGTGCGAAATCGTCCGAAGCTCCCCACGTGGATCCTCGGCGAAGACTCGCTCGCGGTCGCGCACCAGCTCCGCGCCATCCTCGACTTCAAGAAGGCGAACCCGTCGATCGACGTGGTCGTGTCGCACGACATCGGCCAAATGGAGGCGCGCTTCGCCACGGGACGCGTGACTCGAGGGTTGGAGTAGCGCGCGGTCGATCGTGGTCGGCGAGGCGTGGTACGACGAAGGGCGTGTCACCCATGAACGCTTCGGCTACCGAGGTTCAGGCCGCCATCGCTCACGCTCGCCGTGGGCTCGTGGAGCGCGAGGCGTTGGTCGAGCTCGTGGTGCTCTGCGCCGTCGCTGGCGAACACTTGCTCGTCGTCGGACCGCCGGGCACGGCCAAGAGCGAAGCGGTCCGGCGCATCGCGCGTGGCCTCGGCGGCCGCTACTTCGAATACCTCGTGGGGCGCTTCACAGAGCCGACGGAGCTGTTCGGCCCCGTGAGCCTGAAGAAGCTCAAGGAAGGCATCGTCGAGACGGAGACGGCAGGGATGCTCCCCGAGGCCGACGTCGCGTTCCTCGACGAGGTGTTCCTAGGCTCGACGGCGATCCTGAACACGCTCCTCGGCATCCTCAACGAGCGGACCTTTCGCCGCGGGCACACGAGCCTCAGGTGTCCGCTCCGCGTGTGCGTCGGCGCCTCGAACCGCTTGCCTGAGGACGAGCAGCTCGCCGCCTTCGCGGACCGCTTCCTCGCGCGCATCTTCGTCGAGCCGGTCCGCGACGCGGGCCTCGAAGAGCTCTTGGCCGCGGGCTGGTCGCTCGGCGCTGATGCGCCGTCGCCGGCCGCGTCGCTGGGCCACCTCGATGCGCTGGCGAAGAAGGCACACGCGATGGATCTGGCGCCGGTGCGTCCCGCCATCGCGCACGCCGTTCGTCTCTTGCGCGCCGCCGGCATCGATTGGACCGATCGGCGCATCGTTCGCGTTCAGCGGCTCGTGGCGGCGGCGGCGGCGCTCGCGGGACGAGAGCAACCAACGATGGCCGACCTGTGGCCGATCGTGTTTGCCTTGCCAACGGAAGAGGCCCAGCGCGCCGGACGCGATGCCCTTCGTGAGCTGCTTCGCGAGTCGGAAAACGGAAGCCTGGTGACGGCGGCCGCCGAGGGCTCGCTCGGCGCCCTCGCGCGCGGCGGCAAGCTCCGCGAAGAAGGGGAGGCCATTCTCGCGGAGCGCCCTGCCGCGGGTGAGCCGAGCGAGGCGCAAGAGGCGTGGCGACTGAAGGTCGAGGGACTCGCGCGCGAGCTCGACGCGACGTTCACGAGAGAGACGCTGCCGAAGGAGCTCGCCGACCTTCGGGCGCGCATCGTGGCCGCGGCGTCGTAGGTCATGCTGACGTTCCGTCCGCGCGCCATCGCGCTCGAAGCGCTCTGTGTCGCCGGCGTGGGGCCCGTCGCCCGTGCGCTCGCGACGCGGGCGCTCGCCCGCGACGACGCTTGGCTCGCGACGCTTCGCGGCGTCACGTCGGGTGACGCCCTCTTCCTCTTGGGAGCGAGCGAGGCGCTTCCGTGGGTTGACGGCGCCTTGTATCTGGGGCGCGACGATGCGGCGCCGTTGCTGCTCACGCCGACGAACGCGGCGCCGGACGTTCCCGCCGACGTCTTTGAACGCGCCATCGTGCGCCACGCCGGCGTGTTGGTGCCGCCCATCGCGGTGCTCCCCGCGCCTCGCCGCCTCGTGTCGGTCGCTGCGGCGCGTCCCGTCGAGCGCGCGAGGCTCGCGGAGTGGCTCGCCGCGCGGCCCGAGACCTCGCCATGAGCACTCGTACGTTGCCGCGCGCGCTCGAACCGTGGCGAAAGGAGCTCTCGCTCTTCCCCGACGATCTCGCGCTCGTCCTCGGCGAGCTGACAGCACGCCTCGCCACCGTCATGGGACCCGGGCAAAAGGCTCGCTCCCACGAAGGCGCGCCCGACGGCCTTGCGGGGCTCGCGCGGCGCGGCACCT
The sequence above is drawn from the Myxococcales bacterium genome and encodes:
- a CDS encoding AAA family ATPase, which codes for MNASATEVQAAIAHARRGLVEREALVELVVLCAVAGEHLLVVGPPGTAKSEAVRRIARGLGGRYFEYLVGRFTEPTELFGPVSLKKLKEGIVETETAGMLPEADVAFLDEVFLGSTAILNTLLGILNERTFRRGHTSLRCPLRVCVGASNRLPEDEQLAAFADRFLARIFVEPVRDAGLEELLAAGWSLGADAPSPAASLGHLDALAKKAHAMDLAPVRPAIAHAVRLLRAAGIDWTDRRIVRVQRLVAAAAALAGREQPTMADLWPIVFALPTEEAQRAGRDALRELLRESENGSLVTAAAEGSLGALARGGKLREEGEAILAERPAAGEPSEAQEAWRLKVEGLARELDATFTRETLPKELADLRARIVAAAS